Genomic DNA from Dysidea avara chromosome 10, odDysAvar1.4, whole genome shotgun sequence:
TACCTAAAAATAACTTATTATTACAACGCACGCTTAACCTTGACCACTGAAGTGGTTCACATGCCTTTTTGTACTCATGACTATACTTTGGCTTGTGGTCTGGCTTTGTAGATGCATCATCTCAAGCAGAATGCAATATTGAgtaattgttgttttttttaaatatatatatatattttttttattgAGTAGTTGTGGGTCCTTTGGTTTGTCCTCTACGTATTTTTGACAAAGTGTGCATGTGGTGATGACATACACTGTATGGCACTTGTCCAATTGATGGAATACTAAAAGTATTCCTCTCCTCTGTAGCAAATTGTAAAATTGGGTTGCAGGGATGACAATAACTAAAATAGAAATCCAGCTGTATTCTAATCCTTTTACTATAATTTTTTGACTGGAGCCACTTTACATAATTGCACCGACACATAATAACTCTGAGCAGCAAGTGATTATACTTTATGCATAAACTACATAGACACAATCGCCCCTGGGAATTCAGTTAGGAGACGCTGGGCTTGGAGTTCACACTGCAATACTAATTCAATGCTAATTGGACAGTGTAGCAAAGCTTATAACTTGACAACTACCATTTGGACATTCTCACAGACAACTGAAGAGAATTTACTTGACATTAGTATGTAAGTGTTGAGCTATATCctaaaaaacatttaataactcatggacgcaattacacacaatcttgtatttcaaaatcttttctttcaaaaatatttacatacattactgtgggaagccataaaaagTGTGATATCCATTGCAaccttgtaatggagccaaaccacacgtCTGTTGTCTACACCTTTACTGTCAACCTTTAATTGCTGAAATGTTAGTTCTCTTGaggaaaaaatccacttttcattttagctgtttttcaggatccagctcaacttgtacatactatacaaCATGTTTGTCACATTCATTCAGAACATTAACCCTATATCAGCTTATATTCTAACACATGATTGTTGTTCTCTTTACCACCATTAATCATGTAACCAAAATCATGCACTTTGTTAGTTAATAAAGTCTAAAGAGACGGTTGGTCTGGTGCATTTCATCAGTGTACCTGAAATAAAGCAATGTTAACCATGCATATAGGTAACTTGACAATTGCCTTACAGTGTCATTGGGCTATTAATATGGGGAAATCTGGCTTGCTTCTTGCTCCAATGTGATGCAGAATCAAAGTTGGTGCCCCATCTAGGAGGCAGATGCCTCAGTACATGACCTTTTGAAGGATACATCTGACGAAGTGTAGACCATTCTTCACATCGAGTAGATTGACACCGGTTGTATATATCTTTTTCTTCTGCTGCACGTGAGAATGACTTTATTGATGCTTCAGACACTGGTACATAATGTGTTGGAGCAGCAGAAGCTTTTGGTGGATGGTTACAAAACTTAAAAGACTGCACTGGAGTGGTGAATCTCAAATCATTTGGTGTATACCATCTGTGTGACCAATTTAACTCATTATGCCTTGTCACTGGTATCCTCGTAGACCAAAAATGTTTACTGTATCCGGCGAATGACGAGCCCACATtagtacttgtttgtagcattaTTCCACCCAACAATGAGTAGGCATAGCAACGGAAGGATACTAACTCGGATATCCCAGGATACTTACGAAGGGTAAAATCTCGAAAGTTTCACGCGACTTCTTGTCCCTTAAATTCTCGTTCTTTCTGAGATGGCGGAGTCGTCAGCAGATAGGGGAGACCAGCCAAAGTTATGTACAAGAAATTGTGGATTTTTTGGGTGAGCGTTCAGGAAAGATTTTAATGTCTGTATCATGCCGTGTCATTTTTACGAGTCCAGTTTGTAAAACGGTAGCCTACCTTGTATTGTTGTTTGAATGTTTCAGTAGTCTGGACATTTCCGTTTGAACTGTAACGTTGTTTGTCTCGTAGGTCACCACAAACGTTCGGAATGTGTTCAAAGTGCTATCGAGGTGGGTTAGAACTTGTTTGAGGTAACTTTCGACTTAACAGGTTTGTTTTAGAATGCCAAAGTGAAAGCCAACCCCCATTAGGTAAAGTTGACACCAGCAGTTCTGTAGGGATGCCCAGCATCAACATAGCAGCTGTTACTAAGGATGACATACCATCAACATCTAACCAGCCACTAGAAAGTATTAGTGAGGATACTCCTTCAGTTGCAATACAGTCAGATAAACCTGAACAAAAGAATAAAAAGCGTTGCTGGACGTGTAGAGTGAAACTAGAACTAGCACAACGAGAATTGGGTCTTTGTAAATGTGGTAAGTTTTCTAGGTAACACATTAATTGGTAGCCAATGAAGTATTTTCATTAGGTTATGTGTTTTGTCTTATGCATCGCTTACCTGAACAACACCAGTGTTTGTATGACCACAAAGAGTCTGGTAGAGAAAAGGACCTTCAGAAGATGATACCAGCTAAAAGGCACATAGGACGGTCATTTCATCGTCTAGACTCAACACCAGATAACTAGATGCTACTAGTATGAACTATTGGGAAGAGTAATTTTGTGTGTTTTCATGTGTGTCTACTTACTGTGTACCAGTGTCTTTGAATACATACACTCTGTTTGGTAATGACAtgataaatttaaaaattagcTGTACTGCTGAAAGTAGTATTAAGAGTAAATACCCCTCCATATTATTGACTTTCGGTAGTATCCTATGTGTTTATTCAGTACCCTTTGTTTGTTTGTCAGTACGTGTTTGTAAGACTACAGTAGGTTGCTGGCATTTCTTTTGCGAAGGTCCTAAGTTCTAAGTAGATAATTATTGTTGGCCCAATGATGGTTGTCCATAGTTTCAGCATATGTGCAACCAAAACTCACTGGTACATTTGATTGAGGAATCTGGAAAAGATTATCTGGCTTAAGAGCACACTGTAGACCTAGACATTGCAGATAGAGAGGGAGGTGTCACTGATGTAAATCTGATCTGTAGGGCCTGAGGTTGGTCACACGTCATAGCCCTATGGATTACACAATGAAACATGGTGCCTGAAATTAACTTTGTTATTATGAAAGCCTTTATCAATATCAATTTGCACATTAGAATTAGTTCTTTACTGATACTGAGGTGTTGGGGTTGAACTACTCTTTGAGATCATGAGATGTTTGATGGCAAGTGACCAACCACCTCTGGGCACTGAAAACTGTGGTCCTATGTCCCATTTTTCTCATGTATTCAAGTAGCATGACTTCCACAGAAATATCTTGAGTGGTTACGGTTACAGATGATAGCATGGGCACCGTAGACATGGACAATTTTATAGCAAGTGGTGGTGATCAAATTTTGTTAATAACTGGTATTGTAGATCTTATTGTAAGGTCACttccttaaggttacgggatactgtaaaccccacatgtacactatcaatcatttttcatgattagggggttgatttttcttaatgcatcgttatcaaatatttatgcattcttaacttctcattaatcaacatggaattcaaatgttgttatggtaacatgagttgtccccatgccaattagtgaaaactatgaaccaaaaatcagaccaatgaagaaccatgagaacttactaacaattctaagatttgaagaacatcacttgtgagggactaacaagaggatttgtgaataatgtgtatagttgctgaaatatgactacaatatggcctaaagcaagacactatggtcacaaaattaatttctaaattgatatcacaagcactagaaacattatttctaacaaatggctccgtcaggacctagacaagaagccaaactagtagtatgTTTATACAAagtgttaacaactagtttgataGTCcagatttttggttcaggaaaatatcaccattagtcagcaaaactccGCATGTGTTTACAGgtgcttacaggtgcgccagttgctaagtgtgttgtatctatgctatcttgtactgttacttgtgttttcttgtaccttgtaactgtcctGTCCAGTCAACatgctattattctcccaacaatttaagcctgttaccagctgatacacaacacaacaccaaGCCCACCTTAATTAGGTAATAAAATATTTGTTTGACAGTTGCTccgtatcccgtaaccttaatgtgGGTAGTTTTCTACCAGGCCGTATTACATTGgaagtatcccgtaaccttaatgtgGGTAGTTTTCTACCAGGCTGTATTACATTGGAAGACTACAGTATTGCAACCTTAGACCACAATTTTTTTGCAGAAGCTTATAAGTCTGGATATAAGCCGTAAGCCTGTGGTCTTTCCTCCTGAGACTAATCAAGTCTTGCATGCCTGACCTGTCGGGTGCACGAGACTAGTCTTGAAACTCAGTATTCCGGGTTTGAGCATTCGATGGGAACTAATCTCATGAAGCACTCAACTCTGAACAGGAAAAGGTTGAGTCATTGTCAGAAGCACAGAGTAAACGACTTCCCATATACTACAGTTTCAAGTGAATACATAATCTAATTAAATaaacaccaaacaaacaaaatattCAGATTAAAGTTCTCCATCTTTGCGATCTATTTTTAACAGTTCAACTTCAAAAGTAAGTTTTGCTCCTCCTGGAATCTTGGGTGGAGCACCCCTATCACCATATCCCAAGTCGGGTGGGATCACAAGCTTCCGTTTTTCACCTTCACACATGCTACAGATAGCACCCAATATTACAAACAATAGGAGTGTAATGGTTAATTTACTTCAACAATCCTTGATCCCAACCTATGAGACAGAACATAATACATAGTCAAGTATTTATTAAAGACAACCTTTGATGACTTGACCAACTCCCAAGGTAAATACAAATGGTTCATTTCGTGGTAGACTGCTATCAAACTCGGTACCATCATCCAACGTACCCTTTAAAAAAGAGATAAATACACTAACATTTTCATTGTACAAAACGTCTCACAGTATAGTGCATGCTTAGCCGATCTCCATTTTTAGATTTCATATTGCAGGTCTCGGGCCTTTTCTTCACACCAATCTGAAGCTTTTTACCTCCTAGTACCATAGACAAACACGTAAACAGAACGACAATCCCGACTAGTTTACTCGACATCACTCGAGACATGACTACACCTGTGCTAGTCGAGTCTAAATAATGATCACTGTTGATATGTACGCATGCGTGGTAGTTTAGAGGCACGACGTGGTTGATGCGAGAGCAAGATTTGACTGTTTTACTAGAGCAAAATGACGTGAGTACTTTCTTTATGCATATGTACTGCTTACACTGTAACGTATTGTAAATAGTTCTAAGCCCAGAGCAGATCTTACGTTTGAGGAACTGAAGCAGAAGGAGGAGGAGGAGTTTAGGACTGGTCCTTTATCAGTGCTCACACAGTCGGTCAAGGACAACACGCAGGTGCTAATAAACTGCCGGAACAACAGAAAAATACTAGCAAGAGTTCGTGCGTTTGATCGCCACTGTAACATGGTCCTAGAAAATGTGAAAGAAATGTGGACTGAGACCCCAAAGAAAGGAAAAGGAAAGAAGGCCAAGCCAGTCAACAAAGATAGATACGTGGCAAAGATGTTTCTTCGAGGGGACTCAGTTATTTTAGTATTACGTAACCCAGCTGCTGCATCAGCAGCATCTAAACAATAGGGTCTATCAGTAAACTAACACTACCGTTACTTATTGCATGTTTGTATGATGTAAGTGGATAGCAAAGCAGTTGAGAATCACAATCAGTCTAAATAATGCGCATCGTTTAATTGTGGTCGTGTGTGGTGTTTATCGACTAATGTATTTAATTCATTTGTCTTTCATTGTGCTACTGGCAAGAGCTATTGCTCATGGAACATGCGCTTCGTGCAAAACAGGAGAGAACTGTGATTGCGAGGTGAATGATTCATCGTCTCTGCTTGAAAACGAAGAATGGAAGACAAATGCGATGGTCAAAATACCACACGGAACTTTTGTTATGGGAACTGATGAACAATTCCTTCCTCAAGATGGCGAAGGTCCAACGAGAACAGTTGAAATCAGTGCATTTTGGATGGATAAGTATGAAGTGAGCAATTGGGAGTTTGGCGTTTTTGTGAACGCAACCGGTTATGTTACTGAAGCAGAAAATTTCGGAGACTCATTTGTATTAGAGTACCTGCTCAGTGAGGAAATCAAGGAAGACATCACTCAAGCAGTTGCTAATGCACCATGGTGGCTTCCAGTGAAAAATGCATCATGGCATCACCCTGAAGGATTGGACTCTAACCTGGTTGACCGATGGAACCACCCAGTAGTACATATTTCATGGAATGATGCAGTGGCTTACTGTGAGTGGAGAAATAAGAGACTCCCAACTGAAGCTGAATGGGAATATGCTGCCCGTGGAGGATTAAAGAGTAGATTATACCCATGGGGCAACAAGCTTATGCCAAAAGGAGAACATTATCTCAACATTTGGCAAGGAGAATTTCCCATAGAAAACACGAAAGAAGATGGATGTATAGGGCCGTGTCCAGTATATTCATTTTATCCAAACAAGTTTGGACTATACAATATGGCAGGCAATGTTTGGGAATGGACTTCAGACTGGTGGACAATCAGGCATACGACAGACTTTTCTAAAGATCCAGCAGGGCCATCAGATGGCAAAGATAAAGTAAAGAAAGGTGGATCATACTTGTGCCACCCTGAGTATTGCTATCGCTACAGGTGTGCAGCCAGAAGCCAAAATACGCCTGATAGTTCAGCAGGAAATTTAGGTTTTAGATGTACTAAAAGTATCTCATAAACAAAAATTTAATGTGTTTAGTATTTACAAATCACATTAGATCACATTTCATCATCACTAAATGTCTCTTCAGGATAATCACCAACTTGAACAGATTTTGGTTTTATAAAAGCTCCGTACTTTGGAGGGCACTCAAAATATCGATGTCCTGCAATGCTATATATGTACAAGAAACACAATAATTAGTTCAACTTTTTTCTTTTGTACCTGCCATCATTTTTCCCATGTGGTTCATCATACTTCACTCCAACCCAATAGCCAGGTTTGAATTGAGTTTTACCTGTACAATACACATATTCAGAAGTTCTAACACGAGTTTAGCTAGCTTACCGACAAACATAACAAGACCCCTCCTTGGTGGGAGACCAGGTAAGGTCACTTCACACCGAGATCCCACTGTGATGGCTTCTGCTGCTAAACGTTCTTCATCTACATTAGAAGCATCATTGTCTTGGCCTGCGACTCCTTGAGCAAGTCTCTTCTGTTTCAAAAACATCCTTATGGAATCTATGGTGCAAGAAATTTATTATACTATATTAAAAGCAGGGTTCTTCACACTGGTGTAACACTCTGTTCACACTACCTCCTATCCCTGGCCCTGCCTGGCCCTGCATGACAAGACGTGGTACAATGTGAATGCTGTTTAACAATAACAACTTGCATCTGTTGGCCACACGGCAAATATTTTCTAGTATTCTACAATGTGGCTATAATTACTGCAAGATGACCCCAAGCTTGTAATTATGACATTAATGTTCTCAGCAGCCCCCCtacattatttactcttgctaaaaTACAGCTGTTATAATATTAGTCTTCAGGTTTTAAGTATGGTATTCACAAGCACCCAAACAAAGAAAGGCTTATCAAGAATTTGTAATGCTGAGGAGAGAGTATACCCAGTAGAAGGTTGCCTAAACCTATGAAGGCATGCTTATGGTACAGTGAGAAATGCTGAGACTTCAGTTGCTAGTGACATAGTTAGGCAAGTGTACAATCAATACTATGTTTTATAGAACTTTAcgtgggtgagatcaaaggaaaaagtgtactttaaatttcataaagcaCACTCTCAGCCAGCCagctgcttcatcgaccacaaagagtgctttgtgggcaataaagcacagttgtcCACGTGctttagtgtaggctaatagcctacggggctcgcgccagtacgactaatcacccaagccggtgaaggctgatagcctcgcagtgctgagtgatcaatcaccccagccaatacgagttctaccactggattgcttttataaatgcttcgatgatgggtgggagaaggtaacgttacTGTTTCGTTTGTTAATgcaaacggacaagtcctggagatatcacagaaatacttcaccatatgactcacaatagaattgattgtgggttgtgagcaaaacctgccaaaagacgcaatgaacgtctaccatgccaaactatgcatggtgaactacgcgtgagttactttgttaaactggtttgtgtgtgttcaggctgctaatagttcgtgcaatgcgAGTAGGACACTCTTCTCAgtatatgaactcttgttatacaTCATGCACTTGTTCTAGTTCATTATTTGGCATGTGTAATGCAGTAGTGTAAACTGCGAACAAGGACactttgcactgtcagcaaaagtAAACAGGACAAAGCTAAGTcaatgatgcatgtattgtatataatgcagtatgctaaaaggcacctgtcaaactgaagtgacatctaacagtgaaaataaTAAAGCTCATAGCCTTagcttagccattattgagttacgcttgtctgaaggcatcagacaggtAGTTAGCTAGTAgaaaataaagaaaaaaaattcacCAGAAGCACTTTTGTAcataactaatactgccaattgcaccatgaaggtattgtggaGCTGGTTTCAGGTGATTTTGAGAAAGTATAATAtacctccatgatcactaatgtacatgtatgataGACAAATTTATCCATGTTGAAAGGAACTGAGAATGGGGGTACATTATCAGTACTGAGCAATGCAAAAATATTGTCAAATTCTACCAACAGAAATCACACTAAATACGTTTTCAAGTtgatgcacacaaactgattatTCTTGGCAATATGAAGACTGTACCACTAACAACTCTGTACCACTAACAACTAAAACATAAAAGTTGGCTTTAATTTTTTAGCTTGAAATTTCATATTATTGCTACTGTTGTACAAACCTGCTCTTTTACTGTAATCTTCTTCAGACATTTCATATTTCTCAACTTGAGAGGTGTCCTCAAATTCTCCTTTTTTCTTTAAGGGATCATTTTCAATAACCTATGTATTTTAAAACCACAAACTAACATCCAGtaagacaaaaaaaaatgtttgtAAGCACAACAAGAGCTCACTGCTTACACAAATATTTATGAAACACTACTGGGCAGAATGAAGGTTGGTATAAACAGCTGATCTAGGGACTTGTGGGATTTTACTTATATTTTAAATTACCgccatgcatacatacaataaaGCAGGGGGTCATGTCAAAATACTAGATAGCGtaaggcaaagctgagtgctgcATCAGTCTCAAGACACTCCTATGAGAGTGCTGTacttttgtacacacaagcatatgTAAAGCTTCAAGTTCTGAGTTGTCTTCTTTGGAGTGTTCATCAACTCCCTCAGTTCTTAGCCACCAGATCATCAGTAAGTGTCCATACAATCtgtttctagtcatagaactaGCAAATAAGTGGTGAGTTGCTAGTTTGGCTAACTTGATAAGCATGCAATTAAGGTCGCCATTTATCCGTAAACGCTTTCCATAGCTGTGTTTTTTACAAGTAAATAAATTAGAACCTTCCACAGCTGTACCACACAACTGTTCTTCATTAGTCATAAAAGTTAATGACATGAAGCAGTTGAAAACTCTCCTGTGTCCTATAGTTGCAATGCCCGCAACTCTCACTGGTTGCCAAGTTGGAAAATCTGCACCAAGAATATTTGCACAATGGTAGAGTAAAGGAAGCACACAGGGATAATTTAGAGCTACGCCTGCTTTCGCTACAAGAGATGTGGATCATGTAGTTTGGAAATTAAGAGTTTAtagatgaagaaagtgatgatgaGGTAAACAATTCTCTATCTTATC
This window encodes:
- the LOC136237128 gene encoding uncharacterized protein, producing the protein MLQTSTNVGSSFAGYSKHFWSTRIPVTRHNELNWSHRWYTPNDLRFTTPVQSFKFCNHPPKASAAPTHYVPVSEASIKSFSRAAEEKDIYNRCQSTRCEEWSTLRQMYPSKGHVLRHLPPRWGTNFDSASHWSKKQARFPHINSPMTLYTDEMHQTNRLFRLY
- the LOC136237127 gene encoding AN1-type zinc finger protein 3 homolog isoform X1, translated to MAESSADRGDQPKLCTRNCGFFGSPQTFGMCSKCYRECQSESQPPLGKVDTSSSVGMPSINIAAVTKDDIPSTSNQPLESISEDTPSVAIQSDKPEQKNKKRCWTCRVKLELAQRELGLCKCGYVFCLMHRLPEQHQCLYDHKESGREKDLQKMIPAKRHIGRSFHRLDSTPDN
- the LOC136237127 gene encoding AN1-type zinc finger protein 3 homolog isoform X2, which encodes MAESSADRGDQPKLCTRNCGFFGSPQTFGMCSKCYRGKVDTSSSVGMPSINIAAVTKDDIPSTSNQPLESISEDTPSVAIQSDKPEQKNKKRCWTCRVKLELAQRELGLCKCGYVFCLMHRLPEQHQCLYDHKESGREKDLQKMIPAKRHIGRSFHRLDSTPDN
- the LOC136237129 gene encoding peptidyl-prolyl cis-trans isomerase FKBP2-like, whose protein sequence is MSRVMSSKLVGIVVLFTCLSMVLGGKKLQIGVKKRPETCNMKSKNGDRLSMHYTGTLDDGTEFDSSLPRNEPFVFTLGVGQVIKGWDQGLLNMCEGEKRKLVIPPDLGYGDRGAPPKIPGGAKLTFEVELLKIDRKDGEL
- the LOC136268898 gene encoding small nuclear ribonucleoprotein Sm D2-like, producing the protein MTSKPRADLTFEELKQKEEEEFRTGPLSVLTQSVKDNTQVLINCRNNRKILARVRAFDRHCNMVLENVKEMWTETPKKGKGKKAKPVNKDRYVAKMFLRGDSVILVLRNPAAASAASKQ
- the LOC136237120 gene encoding formylglycine-generating enzyme-like, yielding MYLIHLSFIVLLARAIAHGTCASCKTGENCDCEVNDSSSLLENEEWKTNAMVKIPHGTFVMGTDEQFLPQDGEGPTRTVEISAFWMDKYEVSNWEFGVFVNATGYVTEAENFGDSFVLEYLLSEEIKEDITQAVANAPWWLPVKNASWHHPEGLDSNLVDRWNHPVVHISWNDAVAYCEWRNKRLPTEAEWEYAARGGLKSRLYPWGNKLMPKGEHYLNIWQGEFPIENTKEDGCIGPCPVYSFYPNKFGLYNMAGNVWEWTSDWWTIRHTTDFSKDPAGPSDGKDKVCSQKPKYA
- the LOC136237126 gene encoding tubulin-folding cofactor B-like isoform X1: MAVEVTVSSSLNSFASQSRFNVDVSINELKSRLELITGASCSTMQLELFSDEGKFIKRLDDDSATLSSCNVMDKMRIHVIENDPLKKKGEFEDTSQVEKYEMSEEDYSKRADSIRMFLKQKRLAQGVAGQDNDASNVDEERLAAEAITVGSRCEVTLPGLPPRRGLVMFVGKTQFKPGYWVGVKYDEPHGKNDGSIAGHRYFECPPKYGAFIKPKSVQVGDYPEETFSDDEM
- the LOC136237126 gene encoding tubulin-folding cofactor B-like isoform X2, encoding MAVEVTVSSSLNSFASQSRFNVDVSINELKSRLELITGASCSTMQLELFSDEGKFIKRLDDDSATLSSCNVMDKMRIHVIENDPLKKKGEFEDTSQVEKYEMSEEDYSKRIDSIRMFLKQKRLAQGVAGQDNDASNVDEERLAAEAITVGSRCEVTLPGLPPRRGLVMFVGKTQFKPGYWVGVKYDEPHGKNDGSIAGHRYFECPPKYGAFIKPKSVQVGDYPEETFSDDEM